A window from Sphingobacterium hotanense encodes these proteins:
- a CDS encoding response regulator — MKSINVALIDDSSIYRELLKMILRSVPDYKFNILFEAETLVGIEDNKQYHEELDVILLDIMMPDIDGVTGIPILQDLFPTSSIIMVSDVESPEVKEECIEKGAMSYIIKSAVQTRLAPEIIAYCNN, encoded by the coding sequence ATGAAATCAATTAATGTTGCTCTAATAGACGACAGTTCTATTTATCGTGAATTGCTGAAGATGATTCTGCGCTCTGTTCCTGATTACAAGTTTAATATATTGTTTGAAGCTGAAACGTTAGTGGGTATAGAAGATAATAAACAATATCATGAAGAATTGGATGTGATTCTTTTAGACATCATGATGCCTGATATTGATGGTGTCACCGGGATTCCTATTCTACAAGACTTATTTCCTACTAGTTCAATTATCATGGTTTCGGATGTTGAAAGTCCGGAGGTAAAGGAGGAGTGCATTGAGAAGGGAGCGATGAGTTATATTATCAAGAGTGCGGTGCAAACTAGGCTTGCTCCAGAGATTATTGCGTATTGCAACAATTAA
- a CDS encoding efflux RND transporter periplasmic adaptor subunit, whose protein sequence is MKKKTLIIVLVALAVLGGMIFYRISSNKEKDAKNAGPRGGGRSAAKVYGKVIQGQTFSDFLTLSGSIEADEQIELHTEISGIVESINFSEGGRVGNGQVLITLNDAELQAQLAQARTRNNLAAENERRAKLLLEKEAISQEEYDIASADFRTAQSQIQLIQAQLSKTVIRAPFSGTIGLRNISKGSYITPATSIAKLVNMNRLKVSFSIPEKYANKVRVGSQIKFDVQGVEGDFSAKIYATEPSVEANTRTLLVKAISTNTGNQLIPGTFANIVFPLETIDNGLLVPAEALIPIQNGKKIFVMKNGLATEVLVETGARTDADILITSGLNPGDTVLTSGVMALRNGTPVQVTLR, encoded by the coding sequence ATGAAAAAGAAAACACTGATTATTGTTCTGGTAGCTCTGGCTGTACTAGGGGGTATGATTTTCTACCGGATTAGCAGTAATAAAGAAAAAGACGCCAAGAATGCCGGTCCAAGAGGCGGGGGGCGATCCGCTGCTAAGGTATATGGAAAAGTAATTCAAGGACAAACTTTCTCGGACTTTTTAACGCTATCGGGCTCGATTGAAGCGGACGAACAGATCGAATTGCATACAGAAATCTCCGGTATTGTGGAGTCCATTAATTTTTCGGAAGGTGGGCGTGTGGGCAACGGACAGGTGTTGATTACGTTAAATGATGCGGAGCTACAAGCTCAGCTTGCACAAGCAAGAACGAGGAATAACCTTGCCGCAGAGAATGAGCGCCGGGCAAAGCTTCTTCTCGAAAAGGAAGCAATCAGTCAGGAGGAATACGATATCGCGAGTGCTGATTTTCGTACTGCTCAATCTCAAATCCAACTCATCCAAGCTCAGTTGAGCAAAACAGTTATTCGTGCTCCTTTTTCCGGAACTATCGGCTTACGTAATATCTCCAAAGGAAGTTATATTACCCCAGCGACTAGTATTGCAAAGCTTGTCAATATGAATCGCCTCAAGGTATCCTTTTCCATTCCTGAGAAATATGCCAATAAAGTACGCGTTGGAAGTCAGATTAAATTTGATGTTCAAGGTGTTGAAGGTGATTTTTCCGCTAAGATTTATGCTACGGAACCTTCAGTAGAAGCGAATACTAGAACACTATTGGTGAAAGCCATTTCTACGAATACTGGAAATCAACTTATACCTGGTACTTTCGCCAATATCGTCTTTCCTTTAGAAACTATTGATAACGGGTTACTAGTTCCAGCCGAAGCCTTAATACCTATTCAGAATGGAAAGAAAATCTTCGTGATGAAGAATGGTTTAGCGACGGAGGTTTTGGTTGAAACCGGCGCAAGAACAGACGCAGATATCCTGATTACATCAGGACTTAATCCTGGTGATACTGTATTGACTTCTGGAGTTATGGCGCTTAGGAATGGAACACCTGTACAAGTGACGCTGCGATAA